One Ficedula albicollis isolate OC2 chromosome 26, FicAlb1.5, whole genome shotgun sequence DNA segment encodes these proteins:
- the NGF gene encoding beta-nerve growth factor yields the protein MPMLFYTLTAAFLIGTQAAPKSEDNAPPEFPAEPSLLSSRSDRPRIAQAAPHTSHGHATWSPGSREALNVTVDPKIFRKRRFRSPRVLFSTQPPPLAGQGHSLGLLSGAGGLNRTARSRRSTHPVLHRGEFSVCDSVSMWVGDKTTATDIKGKEVTVLGEVNINNNVFKQYFFETKCRDPKPVSGGCRGIDAKHWNSYCTTTHTFVKALTMEGKQAAWRFIRIDTACVCVLSRKAARP from the coding sequence ATGCCCATGCTGTTCTACACTCTGACTGCAGCTTTTCTGATCGGCACACAGGCAGCTCCCAAGTCAGAGGACAATGCTCCACCGGAGTTTCCTGCAGAAccctctctgctcagctcccGGAGCGACCGGCCCCGCATTGCCCAGGCGGCTCCGCACACGTCCCACGGCCACGCCACGTGGAGCCCCGGCAGCAGAGAAGCTCTAAACGTCACCGTGGACCCCAAAATCTTTCGGAAGCGGCGTTTCCGTTCTCCCCGGGTGCTGTTCAGCACGCAGCCCCCGCCGCTGGCCGGGCAAGGCCACAGTTTGGGATTGCTCAGCGGCGCAGGGGGTCTCAACAGgactgccaggagcaggaggagcacgCACCCCGTGCTGCACCGCGGGGAGTTCTCGGTGTGCGACAGCGTCAGCATGTGGGTCGGGGACAAAACCACGGCCACCGACATCAAGGGCAAGGAGGTGACAGTGCTGGGCGAGGTCAACATCAACAACAACGTCTTCAAGCAATACTTTTTCGAGACCAAGTGCAGGGACCCCAAGCCGGTGTCGGGCGGGTGCCGCGGCATCGACGCCAAGCACTGGAACTCGTACTGCACCACCACGCACACCTTCGTCAAGGCCCTGACCATGGAGGGCAAGCAGGCAGCCTGGAGGTTCATCCGCATCGACACCGCCTGCGTCTGCGTGCTCAGCAGGAAGGCGGCCCGGCCCTGA